In Octopus bimaculoides isolate UCB-OBI-ISO-001 chromosome 28, ASM119413v2, whole genome shotgun sequence, the following are encoded in one genomic region:
- the LOC128251069 gene encoding zinc finger protein 62 homolog translates to MHKRIHTGEKPYHCDICGKSFSNCSHLTAHKRIHTGEKPYNCDVCGKSFSENSVLTTHKRTHTGEKPYHCDICGKSFSRSSQVTTHKRIHTGEKPYRCDVCGKSFSLINILVAHKHTHTGEKPYNCDVCGKSFSRKFQVTNHKRIHTGEKPYHCDVCGKSFSVNSILTAHKRIHTGEKPYHCNICGKSFSGSITLSRHKSIHTGERPYHCDVCGKTFSVNSDVTKHKHIHTREKLYRCDICGKSFFSRSDLSRHNRIHTGEKPYHCDICGKSFSSGGHVTAHKRSHTGEKQYHCDICGKSFSEGSKLTKHKRIHTGDKPYHCDICGKSFSVNSNLQEHKHIHTGEKPYHCDVCGKSFSHSSSLTPHRRTHTGETPYHCNICGKSFSSSGCVTTHKRTHTGERPYHCDICGKSFSRSIHLTTHTRIHTGEKPYHCDICGKSFPANSYLTKHKRIHTGEKPYQCDICGKSFSSNTQLSTHSHIHTGEKPYPCDICGKSFSDRSSLSRHKRIHTGETPYHCDICGKSFSSSGYVTAHKRTHTGEKPYHCDICGKSFTQSGHLSRHKQSHTGEKPHHCDVCGKSFSQNCDLTKHRYIHTGKKGNR, encoded by the coding sequence atgcataaacgtattcatacaggagagaaaccatatcattgcgatatctgtggtaaatcattctcgaactgtagtcatttaactgcacacaaacgtatacatacaggagagaaaccctataattgtgatgtctgtggtaaatcattctcagaaAATAGtgtcttaactacacacaaacgtactcatacaggagagaaaccatatcactgtgatatctgtggtaaatcattctctagaagcAGTCAAGttactacacacaaacgtattcatacaggagaaaaaccatatcgttgtgatgtctgtggtaaatcattctctcttatTAATATCTTGGTtgcacataaacatactcatacaggagagaaaccatataactgtgatgtctgtggtaaatcattctctagaaagtTTCAAGTTactaatcacaaacgtattcatacaggagagaaaccctatcattgtgatgtctgtggtaaatcattctctgttaatagtattttaactgcacataagcgtattcatacaggagagaaaccatatcattgtaatatttgtggtaaatcattctcaggaTCCATTACATTAAGCAGGCATAAAtctattcatactggagagagaccatatcattgtgatgtctgtggtaaaacattctctgtaAATAGTGATGTaacgaaacacaaacacattcatacacgagAGAAACTatatcgttgtgatatctgtggtaaatcattcttttctAGAAGTGACTTATCTAGACATAATcgtattcatactggggagaaaccatatcattgtgatatctgtggtaaatcattctctagcgGTGGTCACGTTACTGCTCACAAAcgtagtcatacaggagagaaacaatatcattgtgatatttgtggtaaatcattctctgaaggtAGTAAATTAActaagcacaaacgtattcatacaggagacaaaccatatcactgtgatatctgtggcaaatctttCTCTGTAAATAGTAACTTACAGgagcataaacatattcatacaggagagaagccatatcactgtgatgtctgtggtaaatcattctctcacagtAGTTCCTTAACTCCACACagacgtactcatacaggagagactccatatcactgtaatatatgtggtaaatcattttctagcAGTGGTTGTGttactacacacaaacgtactcatacaggagaaagaccatatcattgtgatatttgtggtaaatcattctctagaagcATTCATCTTACAACACACacgcgtattcatacaggagagaaaccgtatcattgtgatatctgtggtaaatcattccctgcAAATAGTTACTTAAcgaaacacaaacgtattcatacaggagagaaaccatatcaatgtgatatctgtgggaaatcattctcttCCAATACTCAGTTATCTACACACAGtcatattcatactggagagaaaccatatccttgtgatatctgcggtaaatcattctctgacagAAGTTCCCTATcaagacacaaacgtattcatacaggggagacaccatatcattgtgatatctgtgggaaatcattttcCAGCAGTGGTTATGTTACTgctcacaaacgtactcatacaggagagaaaccatatcattgtgatatctgtggtaaatcattcactcagaGTGGTCACTTGTCTAGGCATAAGCAAAgtcatacgggagagaaaccgcatcactgtgatgtctgtgggaaatcattctctcaaaattgtgACTTAACaaaacacagatacattcatacagggAAGAAAGGAAACAGGTAA
- the LOC128251078 gene encoding putative zinc finger protein 876 yields the protein MFVQSLSFKEINLIMHKRTHTGKKPHQCGICGKAFFTSSHLSRHKRIHTGEKPYHCDICGKSFFQSNAITKHKRIHTGEKPYHCDICGKSFFQSNAITKHKRIHTGEKPYHCDVCGKSFSINSVLTAHKHTHAGERQYHCGIC from the coding sequence ATGTTTGTGCAAAGTCTgtcttttaaagaaattaacCTAATTatgcacaaacgtactcatacaggaaaGAAACCACATCAGTGTGgtatctgtggtaaagcattctttACAAGTAGTCACTTATCTagacacaagcgtattcatactggtgagaaaccatatcattgtgatatctgtggtaaatcattctttcaaagtAATGccataactaaacacaaacgtattcatacaggagagaaaccatatcattgtgatatctgtggtaaatcattctttcaaagtAATGccataactaaacacaaacgtattcatacaggagagaaaccgtatcattgtgatgtctgtggtaaatcattttcaatTAATAGTGTCTTAACTGCACATAAACATACCCATGCGGGAGAGAGACAATATCACTGTGGTATCTGCTGA
- the LOC128251077 gene encoding zinc finger protein 431-like, protein MHKRIHMGEKPYHCDICDISFSVSSTLTRHKRIHTGEKPYPCDICGKSFSQNSNLTVHKYIHTGEKPYHCDICGKSFSNSSQLCRHKRIHTGEKPYPCDICGKSFSQNCSLSRHKRIHTGQKIYQCNICGKSFSDSGYVHVHKRTHTGEKPYHCDICGKSFSYSGHVSRHKYIHTGGKTYQCDICGKSFSDSGYVNVHKRIHTGEKPYHCDVCGKSFSHSPALTIHKHIHTGEKPYDCDICGKSFSKRCHLSSHKHVHTGEGPYRCNICGKTFSKCNDLTKHKHIHTGEKGKG, encoded by the coding sequence atgcataaacgtattcatatgggagagaagccatatcattgtgatatttgtgatatatCGTTCTCTGTAAGTAGTAcattaactagacacaaacgtattcatacaggagagaaaccatatccttgtgatatctgtggtaaatcattctctcaaaatagtaacttaactgtacacaaatatattcacacaggagagaaaccatatcattgtgatatctgtggtaaatcattctctaacagTAGTCAGTTAtgtagacacaaacgtattcatacaggagagaaaccatatccttgtgatatctgtggtaaatcattctctcaaaattgtaGCTTatctagacacaaacgtattcatacaggacagaaaatatatcagtgcaatatctgtggtaaatcattctctgatagtGGTTATGTTCATgtgcacaaacgtactcatacaggagaaaaaccatatcactgtgatatctgtggtaaatcattctcttacaGTGGTCACGTatctagacacaaatatattcatacaggagggAAAACATATCAGTgcgatatctgtggcaaatcattctcggATAGTGGTTATGTTAAcgtgcacaaacgtattcatacaggagagaaaccatatcattgtgatgtctgtggtaaatcattctctcatagccCTGCCTtaactatacataaacacattcatacaggagagaaaccatatgattgtgatatctgtggtaaatctttctctaagAGGTGTCACTTATCTAGCCACAAacatgttcatacaggagagggGCCATATcgttgtaatatctgtggtaaaacattctctaaaTGTaatgacttaactaaacacaaacatattcatactggagagaaaggaaaagggtaG